One genomic window of Coffea eugenioides isolate CCC68of chromosome 1, Ceug_1.0, whole genome shotgun sequence includes the following:
- the LOC113767267 gene encoding 2-oxoglutarate-dependent dioxygenase AOP3-like: MGIENSTNIEEVKKFSKLMWPQGNDDNFSGIIHEYANLVAKLEQVVTRMVFESYGVEKLKSDSHIDSITYLLRFNSYEAPGVHEKTVIAPPHTDKILITILAPSQVNGLEVNLKDEQWIPVDFLPSSFIVMSADALMAWSNNRIRPCLHRVQMNANARRSSVLMLSYHKGVLHIPQELIDEENPQRYKPFDHLGYHSFLKKEVQTGQHVQCDAIKGYCGV, encoded by the exons ATGGGAATCGAAAATTCAACCAACATAGAAGAAGTCAAGAAATTCTCTAAGCTCATGTGGCCCCAAGGAAATGATGACAATTTCAG CGGGATCATCCATGAATATGCAAATCTGGTGGCGAAGTTGGAACAAGTGGTGACTCGAATGGTTTTCGAAAGCTATGGGGTAGAGAAGCTGAAGTCTGATTCTCACATAGATTCAATCACGTACTTGCTTCGGTTCAACAGCTACGAGGCGCCTGGAGTACACGAGAAAACCGTGATTGCTCCCCCTCATACTGATAAGATCCTCATCACAATTCTTGCTCCGAGTCAAGTTAATGGATTGGAGGTAAACTTGAAGGATGAGCAATGGATCCCTGTTGATTTCTTGCCTTCATCATTTATTGTTATGTCAGCAGATGCATTAATG GCATGGAGCAACAACAGAATACGACCTTGTCTTCATCGAGTTCAAATGAACGCGAACGCAAGAAGATCCTCAGTGTTGATGCTCTCTTACCATAAGGGGGTCCTGCACATCCCTCAGGAGTTGATTGATGAGGAAAATCCACAGCGCTATAAGCCATTTGATCACCTGGGATACCACAGTTTCTTAAAGAAAGAAGTGCAAACGGGCCAGCACGTTCAATGTGATGCCATCAAGGGATATTGCGGTGTTTGA
- the LOC113767305 gene encoding uncharacterized protein LOC113767305, whose protein sequence is MVRSGLGIIARNWRGELVRAKGITARRKGIAATEEALAIRGALEMAQVAGWTNIEVQSDCKHVVSLINTDNVQDCSLQTILKDIDVQKKNFESCAFTFVPRTVNQCSHELAQFAAKATRSFEWEGSFPTWLSRLVRKDMGVVTPFCN, encoded by the coding sequence ATGGTCAGATCAGGTCTTGGGATCATTGCAAGGAACTGGCGCGGAGAATTAGTGAGAGCGAAAGGAATAACTGCGAGGAGGAAAGGAATTGCAGCCACTGAAGAAGCTCTAGCAATCAGAGGGGCACTCGAAATGGCTCAGGTTGCAGGATGGACAAATATAGAAGTCCAATCTGACTGCAAGCATGTAGTGAGCCTCATCAACACGGACAATGTCCAGGACTGTAGTCTTCAAACAATCCTGAAAGACATTGACGTtcagaagaaaaattttgaaagctGCGCTTTCACTTTTGTACCTAGAACGGTGAATCAATGTAGCCATGAATTAGCTCAGTTTGCAGCAAAGGCAACTAGAAGCTTTGAATGGGAAGGTTCTTTCCCAACTTGGCTTTCAAGGCTAGTTAGAAAGGATATGGGGGTAGTTACCCCTTTTTGTAATTAA